The DNA region GATGCATGCATGGAGGGGCCGGGTCGTGCAGGTGCAGGTGCAGCCAGAGCGTTCACGTCAGTCGCCGTCCACcgatccatgcatgcatgcatcggTCTTTCCTAGCTTGCCCCCGGGGAAGTCTTTTTCTTGTGCATCCGAGCGTCCTAAAATATAGTTACTTGCAGTATTTAAATTTTATCTTATAATATAGCTACTTTTAAATTTATAAGTAGATTTATTAGTATGCGATGTCTAAAATAGTCCTCCTTGCATGCAAATTAATTATAACATGCAGATTTGCATGCAAGCTAAATACAAAATCTATAATTATCTTACCATTACTAATTAGAGGCAAGCCTTCATATGAAGCCACCAAGGATCTTAGGTGGACACTCtttaaaaaaaatagagagATCTTAGAAATTCTCACAAAAATAAGAAACATCCGACAATCAATCCGACAACTCTAACCATAATGGTCTTTCCTGATAAATTACCCATCtctaccattataaaaatagactAAAATAGCCCTCTAAATATGTATCTAAATTATCCAcctctgccattataaaaaaaatctaaagtaaCCCTCTAATCTTTATGTAAATTACTCACCTataccattataaaaataatgcaaataaccCCTAAATTTGGATATAAATTATTCAATTATAttattattaaaagttaaagtaacccTTAAATCtaaatctaaattatataatcataataaaatattaaagtgcactaatataaaattttgaattactatgtctatcattattaatatattatttatataaaaatattacCCACGATATGTGTGAGcatgtattcatgtatgatgGAAGATATAAGAATACCAATTGACAAATaaatggttcaattaaatatatatcaaacacatatggaggtgtgatgcaaaataaaatctattgcaactagataatgataaatatgtattttagagtatgtgttagaatatttaatagatgaaagtggacatgagatagataattataattattaacTACAAGCTTTATTTTTGTATTAGTTCTAATTAGTATGTGCGGGAGCACGGGCTGGTAGGCTAGTTCTTTTAGTTAGTGTATGGTAACTAAAGAAGGGTAATATAGACTTTTATTATCCATTCTTAATCTGTTTGAAATTTTTTTAGAAATAGGTATATTACAGGACAGAGAGAGTAGTATCATATATATGCATAAGCTATCTCACCATATTTTTTCACATATTGCATTCTGTATTTGATGTGTCTTGTATCTCTTTCGGTAGTAGTTTACATGCGTATGCTGCGACTTTGTCTCTCTCAATTTGTGCTGCTCATTTTCCTTCATAGGGTATATACGTCCATAGGTTAGGGTGCATATGTGTACATTTATAGGACGGCGTGTGAGCTTGTGTTAATGTGTTGGGATGAGTAGTGTACTTCGAGAAAATAAGGAACCAAGGTATACAGGGCTGGACCTAATCCACTATATTGAGCTGGGCCCCTAACCCAAAGCAATGTGAAAACTGAAGATTGGATTTTCGGAATAGCCCAACAGGCCGACATGTTTCATTTTTTCATGTTTGCGGTTCCCAAAATGGTTATAGGCCTAGCCCAAATAGCAACAGCACTTCTATTTCTGCCCAGCCCAATTTTCAGTAGAAAGTGTCATGGGCCATAGCCATGGGCCTGAAGCCTAGTACTGTATCATTTTTCCATAAATCCCTAAACAGCAGAAATCCACCTCCTCCATTCCCGTGCCACCGCCTCCCGCAGCCCGCTCGTTCCTCCCTCCTCCGACAAAACCCTAAGCTATGGCGTGGCGCGGCGCCGCCTCGCgctccctcctcgccgccgtccgtggccgcgcctcctcctccactaccaccgccgcctcgcgcgTCCGCGCGGCCGCCCCAatccccgccgcccctcgccgccgcgtcccCGCCTTCGCCTTCGCCACCGCAAGGTAAATCGAAATGGAACCTAGCTCCTACAGGAAGACGCGGCCTTATGGTGGGTGACTGGTGGTTTCTGATCCGTGCAGGCCGTTGGCGGCGATGGCGGGGTCGCCGCCGGCGGTCGTGGCGAGGCTCACCGGGCACACGGCGGCGAGCGTGCGGGCGTGCTGTGAGCTCTCCCAGGGTACCCTCTTCTGCCGCACTTGTCAGGATCGCTAGCAAGTTAGTGATCATGCATCGTGATATGTCAATTCTATCGGCATTTGATACTGTGTATGTTTGCATCTAAGATTGCTCATTTTTGCATCTAAGATTGCTCATTTTCATCCTAGATGTGTTTGGTGAATTCGTAGTCGCGCGTTGATTCAGTACATGTGAGTTGGGAGGATTGCTTGCTTGGAGTTTTCTTTCTGTGTGGTGGGGACTGTTTTATGAATTTGGCATAGTTGTTGAACCAGGAATGGATTGCAGCTTTGAGCGCTTAAATTATAGTTTGGAAGTACATCtttgtaaaatgtatctccTAATTGATTATGTCATGGTTTTGATTGGGAATTGATTGGTGAAATGCTCTCCAAGATGATAATTAGAACTAGTATCACTGTATCTTTCCTGGTGGGTTCATTGGGTGGAAATTGGGTTGGTGTGGCACATGAATGCCAAAGTATAGGTCATCTTGGAAGTTGATAATTTTTAATTGTTAAGTTAGTGCATGGCATTATGAGCAGGTTGATTGGAAGTAAGTTTCAGCATCATGGCAAGATGAgaaattgaaaaaaaaattcTGCAAGAAATATATAGACCACTTTCTTTTGCTCCTATATCCAAATACGACCATGAAAATATCTCCTTTTCCATTTATGATCAGGCGATTTTCAATGGACAGTTACACACACAATGTATCTATTGCAGTAATTAGATACTTTTTATTAGCCCTCCAGGTTCTGTTAACTTTTCGACCAATTTTAACTATGTAACTACTGGCTAACACCATGAGATAATGTTGACTTTTTTGCCTGTTAGTTTGTTGTCAGTGACTCTAGTAGTTTGTTGCAGCTTGTAGGGTTTATCCTTTGTTCTTTATAAAGTTGTTTTACAACTAATACAAGGACTCAAAATTTGGGATTTGATAGGCCAAAATGGAAAAGACGGTTGATGAAGAGACCAGACAGATTGATTGGTACCCCATTCCATAATATGATGTAGGTCCTCTTATTTTCCTTAGTGTTATCTGAGTTAAGAAACTAGAAAAATACAGTATGAATGATTTGTGAGGTTAAGAAATTGTAGCATCAAAAAGCTTACTGTCTTGGGCCCTACTCATACATTTGTTTTGCTGCTTGAAGTGAGTCTGAGCAGAAATCTTGCTTTCTGGAGAAACTTGTTTAATTGGTTTGAAAATGATCTAGAGAATTTTTTTTGTCAAAGTTTTTTGCATTTGTGCTGcttttttgtgtgtgtgatTCAAGTTTCTCGAAATGTGCTATTATGCTCAATCAACAAATTTGTGTTTAACTATAACTGGAGATTAACTTTATAGTTTTGGTGCACAATAGATGTTAGTGTTTTTTATTTCATTTTCCATGTTGATTGAGGTTAGAAGATTCTTTGTGCAAGTACCACTAGTCTACGAGTGCACATCTAGAATGTATATTTGGAATCATGGGTATTCCTTATGTACACATACCCTAGATCATAATTATTAGTTTTGCAATAATCATAACGAAAGGTTGATTTGAGGATTTCTATTAGGAAATGGCGATGATGCATGATGCTTGGGAAGCAGTTTTAAAGCATGGCAAAGGTGCTGCTGTTAAAAACAAATTGTTTCTGTGGTTACTTTGGTGATCTTATCTCATGAAGAAAGCATTTATCCAATGCAAATAACTACAAATATTGTATAAAATCTGGCACATGAACTTAGGGAGGCTAAAATGAAACCATTCATATCTTCACTTGTTTAAAGTTTAATCACATAGCTTAGGGAGTTTATATCATGCAATGTTGCAACGTCACTTGATGATTAGAGACTTATATTTACCATGTTACTCAAGGTCAGTGCTGCTGAGTATAGGTTTTTCCACCATGGTAGAGTTCTTTATGTTATATGCAGTGGCGGAGCCTGAC from Panicum hallii strain FIL2 chromosome 9, PHallii_v3.1, whole genome shotgun sequence includes:
- the LOC112877413 gene encoding uncharacterized protein LOC112877413 isoform X3, with the translated sequence MAWRGAASRSLLAAVRGRASSSTTTAASRVRAAAPIPAAPRRRVPAFAFATARPLAAMAGSPPAVVARLTGHTAASVRACCELSQGNGDDA
- the LOC112877413 gene encoding uncharacterized protein LOC112877413 isoform X2; protein product: MAWRGAASRSLLAAVRGRASSSTTTAASRVRAAAPIPAAPRRRVPAFAFATARPLAAMAGSPPAVVARLTGHTAASVRACCELSQGQNGKDG
- the LOC112877413 gene encoding uncharacterized protein LOC112877413 isoform X4; the protein is MAWRGAASRSLLAAVRGRASSSTTTAASRVRAAAPIPAAPRRRVPAFAFATARPLAAMAGSPPAVVARLTGHTAASVRACCELSQGT
- the LOC112877413 gene encoding uncharacterized protein LOC112877413 isoform X1: MAWRGAASRSLLAAVRGRASSSTTTAASRVRAAAPIPAAPRRRVPAFAFATARPLAAMAGSPPAVVARLTGHTAASVRACCELSQGTLFCRTCQDR